A stretch of Armatimonadota bacterium DNA encodes these proteins:
- a CDS encoding ZIP family metal transporter, whose product MFESFSEWHPVVQALLAGLLTWGLTAFGASGVFLAKQPSRKLLDGMLAFAAGVMIAASYWSLLSPAIEMAAAGPLPSWLPPAVGFLLGGAVLYGVDKLLPHVHPGLATQDAEGIHTTWRRTTLLILAITLHNIPEGLAVGVAFGAAAAGLPEASLTGATALALGIGIQNCPEGLAVSMPLRREGISRRLSFFYGQLSAVVEPVSAVIGAAIVLVAQAILPYALAFAAGAMIFVVVEELIPESQNGGYRDVATGGVMIGFVVMMILDVALG is encoded by the coding sequence GTGTTCGAGTCATTCAGCGAGTGGCATCCGGTTGTACAGGCGCTCCTCGCGGGGCTGCTTACCTGGGGCCTTACCGCCTTTGGCGCCTCCGGAGTCTTCCTGGCGAAGCAGCCGAGTCGCAAGCTGCTGGACGGCATGCTGGCTTTCGCGGCGGGGGTGATGATTGCGGCAAGCTACTGGTCGCTGCTGTCGCCTGCCATCGAGATGGCCGCGGCCGGGCCACTGCCCTCGTGGCTTCCGCCTGCCGTCGGCTTCCTGCTTGGAGGCGCTGTACTGTACGGTGTAGACAAGCTCCTGCCCCACGTGCACCCAGGGCTCGCGACACAGGACGCTGAGGGCATACACACGACCTGGCGGCGCACGACGCTGCTCATCCTCGCCATCACCCTGCATAACATTCCCGAAGGCCTCGCAGTCGGCGTTGCCTTCGGAGCAGCGGCGGCAGGGCTTCCCGAAGCCAGCCTCACCGGCGCTACGGCTCTTGCTCTCGGTATCGGCATCCAGAACTGCCCCGAGGGCCTTGCGGTGTCCATGCCGCTGCGTCGCGAGGGCATCTCACGCCGACTCAGTTTCTTCTATGGACAGCTCTCCGCGGTTGTGGAGCCGGTCTCAGCGGTCATCGGTGCGGCCATCGTGCTTGTGGCCCAGGCGATCCTGCCCTACGCACTGGCCTTCGCGGCCGGGGCGATGATCTTCGTGGTCGTGGAGGAGCTGATCCCGGAGTCCCAGAACGGTGGGTATCGAGACGTGGCCACCGGCGGCGTGATGATCGGATTCGTGGTGATGATGATCCTGGACGTGGCGCTGGGGTAG
- a CDS encoding mandelate racemase/muconate lactonizing enzyme family protein → MRIQRIETYTSGAISVVRVVTEDGSEGFGQMAPFNADISALVFHRQVAPVALGANALEIDALAARVMEANYKFPGSYVRRSFSGLDTALWDLRGKLEDKPVCELLGGTPGPVPVYGSSMRRDISPEHEAARMARLRDDQGFRAFKLRIGKVNGHNQDEWPGRTEALVPTVRRVVGDRVALLVDANGCYTAQRAIEVGYMLEANGVVHFEEPCPYWEYEWTAQVAESLQVPVAGGEQDCFLHQWRRMIAMRAVDIAQPDVCYVGGVARLMQVARMAADAGLVCVPHAANRSMLQVFTMHCLRAMPNAGPFMEYSIEPQDSMTGIYDPMPRAYGGEAEFPEGPGWGITVRPEWLEAADRQVSEA, encoded by the coding sequence ATGAGGATTCAGCGGATCGAGACCTATACAAGCGGAGCCATCAGCGTGGTCCGCGTGGTTACGGAGGACGGCTCTGAAGGCTTCGGGCAAATGGCGCCCTTCAACGCGGACATATCTGCACTGGTGTTCCACCGGCAGGTCGCTCCCGTCGCGCTGGGAGCGAATGCCCTCGAGATCGACGCCCTTGCAGCGCGGGTCATGGAGGCGAACTACAAGTTCCCGGGCAGCTACGTGCGCCGCTCCTTCTCGGGCCTGGACACGGCCCTGTGGGACCTGCGTGGAAAGCTGGAAGACAAGCCTGTCTGCGAGCTGCTCGGGGGAACTCCCGGGCCGGTGCCCGTGTACGGGTCCAGCATGCGCCGGGATATTTCGCCGGAACACGAAGCCGCGCGCATGGCGCGGTTACGCGACGACCAGGGCTTCCGCGCCTTCAAGCTGCGCATCGGCAAGGTCAATGGGCACAATCAGGACGAGTGGCCGGGCCGGACCGAAGCCCTGGTTCCCACCGTGCGCAGGGTCGTTGGCGACCGCGTTGCGCTGCTCGTGGACGCCAATGGCTGCTACACCGCGCAGAGAGCCATCGAAGTCGGGTACATGCTGGAGGCGAACGGGGTCGTGCACTTCGAGGAGCCTTGCCCTTACTGGGAGTACGAGTGGACGGCACAGGTCGCCGAGTCCCTGCAGGTTCCCGTGGCGGGTGGCGAGCAAGACTGTTTCCTGCACCAGTGGCGGCGGATGATCGCCATGCGCGCGGTGGACATCGCCCAGCCGGACGTGTGCTATGTGGGCGGCGTCGCGCGGCTCATGCAGGTGGCGCGTATGGCGGCTGACGCCGGGCTGGTGTGCGTGCCCCATGCGGCGAACCGTTCCATGCTGCAGGTCTTCACCATGCACTGCTTGCGGGCGATGCCCAATGCCGGCCCATTTATGGAATACTCCATCGAGCCGCAGGACTCGATGACGGGCATCTATGACCCCATGCCCCGGGCGTACGGCGGCGAAGCAGAGTTCCCGGAGGGACCGGGCTGGGGCATCACGGTTCGGCCGGAATGGCTGGAGGCGGCTGACCGGCAGGTGTCGGAGGCGTGA
- a CDS encoding alpha-mannosidase, translated as MHRLAALLAVCFALPASLCIAQQSVDRVLANLQAISVTDAGDWRFAHPAQPGGEAPDLDDSAWQVVRPEHGWEFPNTSAWYRKRVVIPQTVGGVSVEGSRLVLTCAVDDDMDLYVNGRNVGRFHWDQGRAVLTEDAQPGQEIVVAIRAINQGGPGRLLWARLDYEALESFREPAGEWAARLQFCKRLLDSKRMVDKRAEYLRTLDAAAGMIDFDAISRRDPKAFEASLDKCLAALTPFSQLAKQYTIFLVGHAHIDMNWLWLWPETKTVCRLTWDQALKFMDEYPEFRFTQSQPGAYIAIEEECPELFARIQEAVARGQWEPAGASWVEGDTNMASGEALARQCLLVHHYYTSRFGQQSRLVWLPDNFGHAWTVPSIFSDAGYEHFYFCRAGKGLPTFWWEGPDGGRLLAYNHRWYNEEFRRDRGVVPLEIEDRVGIPACMIVYGVGDHGGGPTRQDIEAAKALQADPLFPNIQFAATEDYFTAALEHSKGDLPIVKDELNFTFEGCYTTHSDVKRWNRDSENILPIAEALSAIAAKWGPEYPREGLTRAWRNTCFNQFHDILPGSAIHGSYEYSKELYEQTREVADSAIDQSLEALCAQIDTRGEGQAVVVWNPVAWDRKDRVAVVLRTPGPWPGAIVTDTEGKALPAQVINSKPDGEAFATTVEFIADLPALGYAVFHITSGPVREPWSDPSTQSITDEQVASMKAQGIPMNWEHRHSPDISARFLLEMLHEAPHGMSAWNIGPITKTETLELKDVRLESKGDVCTRFVASYAYGQSTFDVQVSMYESLQRVEFDMLADWRELGNARDGGPFLKAAFKTSVDSPRATFEIPWGSIERAADGHEVPAQKWIDLAQARRVVPEGGRDAKAIDVSRFFNEDVFAGTDDTNDGDFDNGNRSYPAEILPTGDARADGVPLIVPPVEKGALNSIRAEGQTIEWPAESAPALGVFGASSNGRHGGPATLLYEDGTRAPAVLEFSDWCFGPGSRETTAFRLDHRYADGRRAEPPVHIWLQRIPLDPSRPVKGIVLPKEPNLHLFGFAFTESVTYETNWGLALLNDCKYGFDVKGNVMRMSLLRASYDPDPMPDLGTHRIRFAIMPHQGDWRHGEVPRRALEFNQPPIARVVDSHPGTLPSAYSFVRVEPAEMILSAFKLAEDGNGFIARVYNSAGVGGTARITCNLPFSRAESCNLLEQSRETNSATVDGPVVSLDLQGRLHGTVRLVP; from the coding sequence ATGCATCGCCTGGCCGCCCTGCTCGCTGTCTGCTTCGCCTTGCCGGCTTCGCTCTGTATCGCGCAGCAGTCCGTGGATCGCGTACTGGCCAATTTGCAGGCCATCAGCGTCACCGACGCAGGAGACTGGCGATTCGCGCATCCCGCACAGCCCGGCGGCGAAGCGCCCGATCTCGACGACAGCGCCTGGCAGGTCGTGCGCCCCGAGCACGGGTGGGAGTTCCCGAACACGTCCGCCTGGTACCGCAAGCGCGTCGTAATCCCACAGACCGTGGGCGGCGTGTCGGTTGAGGGGTCCCGACTGGTCCTCACCTGCGCCGTGGATGACGACATGGACCTTTATGTCAACGGCAGGAACGTGGGTCGATTTCACTGGGACCAGGGCAGGGCGGTGCTCACGGAAGACGCCCAGCCCGGTCAGGAGATCGTGGTAGCGATCCGGGCCATCAACCAGGGCGGTCCGGGCAGGCTCCTTTGGGCGCGGCTGGACTACGAGGCCCTGGAGAGTTTCCGCGAACCTGCCGGAGAGTGGGCGGCGCGGCTTCAGTTCTGCAAGCGCCTTCTCGACTCCAAACGCATGGTCGACAAGCGCGCCGAGTACCTGCGAACCCTTGACGCCGCTGCGGGCATGATCGACTTCGACGCCATCTCACGGCGCGATCCGAAGGCCTTCGAGGCGTCCCTGGACAAATGCCTCGCCGCACTGACGCCGTTCTCGCAGCTGGCAAAGCAGTACACCATTTTCCTCGTGGGCCACGCGCACATCGACATGAACTGGCTCTGGCTGTGGCCCGAGACCAAGACGGTCTGCCGTCTGACCTGGGATCAGGCGCTGAAGTTCATGGACGAATACCCCGAGTTCCGTTTCACACAGAGCCAGCCGGGCGCATACATTGCCATCGAGGAGGAATGCCCCGAGCTTTTCGCGCGCATCCAGGAGGCGGTGGCGCGGGGGCAGTGGGAACCCGCCGGGGCAAGCTGGGTGGAGGGCGACACCAACATGGCGTCCGGGGAGGCCCTGGCGCGTCAGTGTCTTCTCGTTCACCATTACTACACATCCCGCTTCGGCCAGCAGAGCAGACTGGTTTGGCTGCCCGACAACTTCGGCCACGCCTGGACCGTCCCCAGCATCTTCTCGGACGCGGGCTATGAGCACTTCTACTTCTGCCGCGCGGGCAAGGGCCTGCCCACCTTCTGGTGGGAAGGCCCCGACGGCGGCAGGCTCCTGGCATACAACCACCGCTGGTACAACGAGGAGTTCCGGCGCGACCGGGGCGTGGTGCCCCTGGAGATTGAGGACCGCGTCGGCATCCCGGCCTGCATGATTGTCTACGGCGTGGGCGACCACGGCGGCGGCCCCACGCGCCAGGACATTGAGGCCGCCAAGGCTCTGCAAGCGGACCCGCTCTTTCCCAACATCCAGTTCGCGGCCACCGAGGACTACTTCACCGCGGCCCTGGAACACTCAAAGGGTGACTTGCCCATTGTGAAGGACGAACTGAACTTCACCTTCGAGGGCTGTTACACCACCCACTCGGACGTGAAGCGCTGGAACCGGGATAGCGAGAACATTTTGCCCATTGCCGAAGCCCTGTCAGCGATTGCCGCCAAATGGGGCCCGGAGTACCCGCGGGAGGGTCTCACCCGGGCCTGGCGCAACACGTGCTTCAACCAGTTCCACGACATCCTCCCCGGCAGCGCTATACACGGGTCCTATGAGTATTCGAAAGAGCTGTATGAGCAGACGCGTGAAGTCGCGGACAGCGCCATTGACCAGTCGCTGGAAGCCCTCTGCGCGCAGATCGACACCCGGGGAGAGGGGCAGGCGGTGGTGGTCTGGAACCCGGTGGCCTGGGATCGCAAGGACCGGGTGGCGGTGGTGCTTCGCACGCCGGGCCCCTGGCCCGGCGCCATCGTGACGGACACCGAAGGCAAGGCGCTTCCGGCGCAGGTGATCAACTCCAAACCCGACGGCGAGGCTTTCGCGACCACCGTAGAGTTCATCGCCGACCTGCCGGCGCTGGGCTACGCGGTGTTCCACATCACGTCCGGGCCTGTCCGGGAGCCCTGGAGCGACCCGAGCACACAAAGCATCACGGACGAGCAAGTGGCGAGCATGAAGGCTCAGGGAATCCCCATGAATTGGGAGCACCGACACAGCCCCGACATCAGCGCCCGATTCCTCCTGGAGATGCTCCATGAGGCCCCGCACGGTATGTCGGCGTGGAATATAGGGCCGATCACGAAGACTGAGACGCTGGAGCTCAAGGACGTGCGGCTGGAGTCAAAGGGGGATGTGTGCACTCGCTTCGTCGCATCCTACGCCTACGGTCAGTCCACCTTCGACGTGCAGGTCTCGATGTACGAATCTCTGCAGCGCGTGGAGTTCGACATGCTTGCGGACTGGCGGGAACTTGGCAATGCCCGGGATGGCGGACCCTTCCTGAAAGCCGCCTTCAAGACCAGCGTGGACAGTCCCCGGGCAACTTTCGAAATCCCCTGGGGCAGCATCGAGCGCGCCGCAGACGGCCACGAGGTCCCCGCACAGAAGTGGATCGACCTCGCGCAGGCAAGGCGCGTGGTCCCCGAAGGCGGGCGCGACGCAAAGGCCATCGATGTGTCCCGGTTCTTCAATGAGGACGTGTTCGCCGGGACCGATGACACCAATGACGGGGACTTCGACAACGGGAACCGCTCATACCCGGCGGAGATCCTCCCCACCGGAGATGCCCGGGCGGACGGCGTCCCATTGATTGTGCCGCCGGTTGAGAAGGGCGCGCTCAACTCCATCCGCGCAGAGGGGCAGACTATCGAGTGGCCCGCGGAATCCGCGCCCGCGCTGGGAGTGTTCGGGGCAAGCTCCAACGGCCGGCACGGTGGCCCGGCAACGCTCCTGTACGAGGACGGGACCCGCGCGCCGGCAGTGCTGGAGTTCAGCGACTGGTGCTTCGGGCCCGGCTCACGGGAGACCACGGCCTTCCGGCTCGACCACCGCTACGCGGACGGTCGCAGGGCCGAACCCCCCGTTCACATCTGGCTCCAGCGCATTCCTTTGGACCCCTCAAGACCGGTCAAGGGCATTGTCCTGCCCAAAGAGCCAAACCTCCACCTTTTCGGCTTCGCCTTCACCGAGAGCGTGACTTACGAGACCAACTGGGGCCTGGCGCTGCTCAATGACTGCAAGTATGGGTTCGACGTCAAGGGCAATGTCATGCGCATGTCCCTTTTGCGCGCCTCGTATGACCCGGACCCCATGCCTGACCTGGGGACCCATCGCATCCGCTTCGCGATCATGCCCCACCAGGGCGACTGGCGTCACGGGGAAGTCCCCCGGCGCGCCCTGGAGTTCAACCAGCCGCCCATCGCGCGGGTGGTGGACTCCCATCCCGGGACGCTCCCGTCTGCCTACTCCTTCGTCCGGGTGGAGCCGGCGGAGATGATCCTGTCAGCCTTCAAGCTCGCTGAAGACGGGAACGGGTTCATCGCGCGAGTCTACAACTCGGCAGGGGTGGGAGGAACGGCGCGGATCACCTGCAACCTGCCCTTCAGCCGGGCGGAGTCGTGCAACCTGCTGGAGCAGTCGCGGGAGACCAACTCGGCGACCGTGGACGGCCCGGTGGTGAGCCTGGACCTTCAGGGCCGGCTGCACGGAACGGTGCGGTTGGTGCCGTAG
- a CDS encoding class I SAM-dependent methyltransferase, translating to MTTDSQNRFDRAAATWDLNPQRIQLAMTTADAIREAVPVGPHMTALEIGCGTGLVTYPLSAHLKSILAVDTSEEMLKILGEKMAQLGVRNVTPLKADLTRDDLPDSDFDLIFSAMAMHHIPDPAGMIRRVAGLLRPGGALCIVDLDSEDGTFHGDSEAVYHHGFGAEEMQGFFAQAGLVELRSETVHVFERPGADGVLREYGVLMTVGRKAG from the coding sequence TTGACCACTGACAGCCAGAACCGTTTCGACCGTGCCGCCGCAACCTGGGACCTCAATCCGCAACGTATCCAGCTTGCGATGACCACTGCGGACGCCATCCGCGAGGCCGTGCCCGTCGGGCCGCATATGACCGCGCTTGAGATCGGCTGCGGTACCGGACTGGTGACGTATCCCCTCAGTGCGCATCTGAAGTCGATCCTCGCTGTGGACACGTCCGAGGAGATGCTGAAGATTCTCGGGGAGAAGATGGCCCAGCTGGGCGTCAGGAATGTGACGCCTCTCAAGGCGGATCTGACCCGAGACGACCTGCCCGACAGCGACTTCGACCTGATCTTCAGCGCCATGGCAATGCACCACATCCCGGACCCGGCCGGGATGATCCGGCGCGTAGCGGGACTGCTGAGACCTGGCGGCGCCCTTTGCATTGTGGACCTGGACTCCGAGGACGGAACCTTCCACGGGGACTCGGAGGCGGTGTACCACCATGGCTTCGGCGCTGAGGAGATGCAGGGGTTCTTCGCACAGGCGGGGCTGGTGGAGTTGAGGTCAGAGACGGTGCATGTCTTCGAACGCCCGGGCGCAGACGGTGTGTTACGGGAATACGGTGTGTTGATGACTGTGGGGAGAAAGGCGGGGTAG
- a CDS encoding right-handed parallel beta-helix repeat-containing protein, whose protein sequence is MREKWCIILVLACLTCSRAAAPVYFVDAVSGDDSNSGRSPAGAWKTLAPVNALQLEPGSRILLRAGGEYEGPLNLTGSGALGSPNTVGSYGEGPKPHILRGPGSGPVVSLYNGSHWEIADLEISGGTIGVFAYMKEFGIARSLHFRRLDIHDVRGSLTGDDGGFLLKREGEETWFDDLLIENCTIERVDRNGILLTDYPTAKDTHHSTGVVIRGNHLRDIGGDGIFILGCDGAVIEHNVLRYAHQRVGRRPGERACAGIWPHRCNDTLIQFNEVSHTAVGGVTVWDSEAFDDDVSCRGTVFQYNYSHHNAGGFLLMCAGSRGTIVRYNVSENDAVATFTLESDGTGGATIHNNTIYVGPELSVTLFRNTSGAPDTLRFVNNIVHADGQMVHSPRGITGITCSNNAWFGNIRNRPEDPAAILSEPGLIAPGTGGEGFGTIGGYRLVPDSPCRGAGTAVPGDPGIDLFGNARPDGGGPWVGACHG, encoded by the coding sequence TTGCGCGAAAAGTGGTGCATCATCCTCGTGCTCGCCTGTTTGACCTGCTCACGGGCCGCTGCTCCGGTGTATTTCGTGGATGCGGTCTCCGGCGATGACTCCAACTCCGGGCGTTCGCCGGCGGGGGCCTGGAAGACTCTCGCCCCGGTGAACGCGCTGCAACTGGAACCCGGCAGCCGGATACTCCTGCGCGCAGGCGGCGAATACGAGGGCCCGCTGAACCTGACGGGTTCTGGCGCACTCGGCAGCCCGAACACCGTGGGGAGCTATGGCGAGGGACCGAAGCCCCATATCCTGCGGGGGCCGGGATCAGGGCCGGTGGTCTCGCTCTACAATGGCTCGCACTGGGAGATCGCCGACCTGGAGATCAGTGGCGGAACCATCGGCGTGTTCGCGTACATGAAGGAGTTCGGCATCGCCAGAAGCCTACACTTCCGGCGGCTGGACATCCACGACGTGCGCGGGAGCCTCACCGGTGATGACGGCGGGTTCCTGCTGAAGCGCGAGGGCGAGGAGACGTGGTTCGACGACCTGCTCATCGAGAACTGCACCATCGAACGCGTCGACAGAAACGGGATTCTGCTCACCGACTACCCCACCGCGAAGGATACCCATCACAGCACGGGGGTTGTGATCCGGGGCAATCACCTGCGGGACATCGGCGGCGACGGCATATTCATACTCGGCTGCGACGGCGCGGTGATCGAGCACAATGTGCTGCGCTACGCCCACCAGAGAGTTGGGCGCAGGCCGGGCGAGCGTGCCTGCGCAGGGATCTGGCCCCACCGCTGCAATGACACGCTGATCCAGTTCAACGAGGTCAGCCACACTGCGGTCGGTGGCGTGACGGTCTGGGATAGCGAGGCCTTCGACGACGATGTGAGCTGTCGCGGCACGGTCTTTCAGTACAATTACAGCCACCACAACGCCGGGGGGTTCCTGCTCATGTGCGCGGGCTCCAGGGGCACCATTGTGCGTTACAATGTGAGCGAGAACGATGCGGTGGCCACCTTCACACTGGAGAGCGACGGGACCGGCGGGGCCACCATCCATAACAATACCATCTACGTGGGCCCGGAACTGTCGGTGACCCTCTTCCGCAACACCTCCGGCGCCCCGGATACCCTGCGGTTTGTGAACAATATCGTCCACGCAGACGGCCAGATGGTGCACAGTCCGCGGGGCATCACCGGGATTACCTGCAGCAACAATGCGTGGTTCGGGAACATACGGAACCGGCCAGAGGACCCCGCGGCGATCCTGTCCGAGCCAGGGCTGATCGCGCCGGGCACAGGCGGCGAGGGTTTTGGGACCATCGGCGGGTACCGGCTTGTCCCGGACTCTCCTTGCCGGGGAGCAGGCACTGCTGTGCCGGGTGATCCGGGCATTGACCTGTTTGGCAATGCCCGACCCGACGGCGGAGGGCCTTGGGTCGGCGCATGTCACGGCTGA
- a CDS encoding FAD-dependent oxidoreductase, translating into MLVCGAGPAGVSAAIAAAREGARTVLLERYGMAGGMWTAGLVNPFFEATRNGWLVRELIQRLEAAGAWKRWKFAHTFCPETMKLELERMLAEAGVELLYHTYCVDSIVQDGRLRGVITESKAGREAVLAKVTVDCTGDGDIAARAGCEYEMGRDADGVVQPMTLMFEVRGIGSFDCDSALELFDLMSDALERAGLPHRLPFERVNYAPWLITLPAAGEAAIQATHVYRLNPLDPADLTKGTVDARRQAHEMVEVLRHVPGLEGVRLAATAPQMGIRETRRVTGLYRLTLADLTAPRAFEDGIASCGFGVDIHDPDPDSGVDSGHGVKTGVYDIPYRCLVPAGVGGLLVAGRCISGSHEAHASYRVTGTCMAMGQAAGLAAAWCVRDGMEPAEVDGGELRRVIASRKGE; encoded by the coding sequence GTGCTGGTCTGTGGCGCCGGGCCTGCCGGGGTCTCGGCCGCAATCGCCGCCGCGCGCGAGGGTGCCCGCACGGTGCTGCTGGAACGCTACGGCATGGCCGGCGGCATGTGGACCGCTGGTCTCGTCAACCCGTTTTTCGAAGCCACCCGCAATGGTTGGCTGGTGCGCGAGCTCATCCAGCGACTGGAAGCTGCGGGGGCTTGGAAGCGCTGGAAGTTCGCCCACACCTTCTGCCCGGAGACGATGAAACTCGAACTGGAACGGATGCTGGCCGAGGCCGGCGTGGAACTGCTATACCATACATACTGTGTGGACAGCATCGTGCAGGACGGACGGCTGAGGGGGGTAATCACCGAAAGCAAGGCCGGGCGAGAGGCTGTCCTGGCGAAAGTGACCGTGGACTGCACGGGAGATGGGGACATCGCGGCGCGGGCCGGTTGCGAGTATGAGATGGGCAGGGATGCCGATGGCGTCGTGCAGCCGATGACCCTCATGTTCGAAGTCCGTGGTATCGGGAGCTTTGACTGCGACTCGGCTCTCGAATTGTTCGACCTCATGTCGGATGCGCTGGAGCGCGCCGGTCTGCCGCACCGCCTGCCTTTCGAGCGGGTAAACTACGCCCCGTGGCTCATCACTCTGCCGGCTGCGGGTGAGGCGGCGATCCAGGCCACGCATGTGTACCGACTGAACCCGCTGGACCCGGCGGACCTGACAAAGGGCACGGTGGATGCCCGGCGGCAGGCTCACGAGATGGTGGAGGTCCTGCGTCATGTGCCGGGGCTCGAGGGCGTGCGGCTGGCGGCTACCGCACCGCAGATGGGGATCCGTGAAACCCGGCGCGTGACAGGCCTGTACAGGCTGACGCTGGCTGACCTGACGGCCCCGCGGGCGTTCGAGGACGGGATCGCGTCCTGCGGTTTCGGTGTAGATATCCACGATCCGGACCCGGATTCGGGCGTTGACAGCGGACACGGGGTGAAGACGGGGGTGTACGACATCCCCTACCGCTGCCTGGTTCCCGCGGGTGTGGGCGGCCTCCTGGTCGCCGGACGGTGCATCTCGGGGAGCCACGAGGCCCACGCATCGTACCGAGTGACCGGGACGTGCATGGCGATGGGGCAGGCGGCGGGCCTCGCGGCGGCGTGGTGTGTCAGGGACGGGATGGAGCCGGCGGAAGTGGACGGAGGAGAACTGCGAAGGGTGATTGCGTCTCGCAAGGGAGAGTAG
- a CDS encoding DUF177 domain-containing protein, whose protein sequence is MGPVIGYVELENADSLVTARGRLHATAVLPCSRCLADHVVELDAEVYEQCSLTQIDEPSMWEAGTEEPIPLLSGDLVDLSELVRQVLVLNVPSRSLCRPDCAGLCPRCGRNLSDGPCGCGEDDVDPRWAGLRDLIDD, encoded by the coding sequence GTGGGTCCGGTGATCGGATATGTGGAACTTGAGAATGCCGATTCCCTCGTGACCGCGCGGGGCCGGTTGCATGCGACTGCGGTCTTGCCGTGCAGCCGTTGCCTTGCCGATCACGTCGTGGAGCTGGACGCTGAGGTCTATGAGCAGTGCTCGTTGACCCAGATTGACGAGCCTTCGATGTGGGAAGCCGGCACGGAGGAGCCTATCCCGCTTCTGAGTGGCGACCTGGTGGACCTGAGTGAACTGGTCCGGCAGGTGTTGGTCCTCAATGTGCCGTCGCGTTCCTTATGCCGGCCCGACTGTGCGGGCTTGTGCCCCCGATGTGGCAGGAACCTGAGCGACGGACCATGCGGCTGCGGCGAGGACGACGTGGATCCGCGCTGGGCCGGGCTTCGCGATCTCATCGACGACTGA
- the rpmF gene encoding 50S ribosomal protein L32, which produces MALPKRKHSNTRTRKRRTHQKIALPNLTQCRNCKTMILPHNACYKCGYYKGRKVDHTVAEDDKRKEEKK; this is translated from the coding sequence ATGGCGCTGCCGAAGAGGAAACATTCGAACACCCGGACAAGGAAGCGGCGGACGCATCAGAAGATCGCCCTTCCGAACCTCACCCAGTGCAGGAACTGCAAGACCATGATTCTTCCGCACAATGCGTGCTACAAGTGCGGCTACTACAAGGGCCGGAAGGTCGACCACACGGTCGCGGAGGACGACAAGCGCAAGGAAGAGAAGAAGTAG
- the plsX gene encoding phosphate acyltransferase PlsX, giving the protein MLIALDAMGGDLAPDEVVRGALLAADCLESQVALCGQEDRIRALIAGHAGADRMIIRPATEIVEMEDSPRVALRGKPDSSVARTVEMVLSGEAQACVSAGNSGGFMALCHTRLKTIPGIARPAIALFLPTKHGPRILLDAGANADCKPEYLVQFGLMGSIYAEFALGMKAPRVGLLSIGTEAHKGNELTQAAMPLMEKAPINFIGNVEGDQVFADDDVDVIVCDGFVGNVVLKVAEGVAGTLVDVLRTGIKRSAWARMGMLFMRGPFKALRDLFDYGTYGGALLLGVNGICVVSHGKSDAFAIKNALLVAERAVKGRVVEHVRDTCRELFPEASVPA; this is encoded by the coding sequence ATGCTCATAGCTCTGGATGCCATGGGCGGGGACTTGGCCCCCGACGAGGTTGTGCGCGGCGCCTTGCTGGCTGCGGACTGCCTTGAATCACAGGTGGCGCTCTGCGGCCAGGAAGACAGGATTCGCGCGCTTATCGCCGGTCACGCGGGAGCCGATCGGATGATCATCCGCCCGGCCACCGAGATCGTCGAGATGGAAGACAGCCCGCGCGTCGCTCTGCGCGGCAAGCCGGATTCCTCGGTTGCCCGCACCGTTGAGATGGTTCTCTCCGGTGAAGCCCAGGCGTGCGTCTCCGCCGGCAACAGCGGCGGGTTCATGGCCCTGTGCCACACGCGGTTGAAAACGATCCCTGGCATTGCCCGGCCGGCCATCGCGCTTTTCCTGCCCACGAAGCACGGCCCGCGGATCTTGCTGGATGCCGGCGCCAATGCGGACTGCAAACCGGAATACCTGGTGCAGTTTGGCCTCATGGGCAGCATCTACGCCGAGTTCGCGCTGGGCATGAAGGCGCCGCGGGTGGGTTTGCTGAGCATCGGCACCGAGGCGCACAAGGGCAACGAACTGACCCAGGCCGCCATGCCGCTCATGGAGAAGGCCCCGATCAACTTCATCGGGAATGTAGAGGGCGACCAGGTTTTCGCAGACGATGACGTGGATGTCATCGTCTGCGACGGTTTCGTTGGCAATGTGGTACTGAAGGTTGCTGAGGGTGTCGCGGGTACGCTGGTTGACGTCCTTCGCACCGGCATCAAACGCAGCGCGTGGGCGAGGATGGGCATGCTGTTCATGCGCGGCCCGTTCAAGGCGCTGCGAGATCTCTTCGACTATGGCACGTACGGCGGGGCGCTCTTACTGGGTGTCAACGGCATCTGCGTCGTCAGCCACGGTAAGTCTGACGCCTTCGCCATCAAGAACGCCTTGCTTGTTGCGGAGCGCGCGGTGAAGGGCCGGGTGGTGGAGCACGTCCGCGATACCTGCCGGGAGCTGTTCCCCGAGGCGTCTGTCCCTGCCTGA